The Podarcis muralis chromosome 14, rPodMur119.hap1.1, whole genome shotgun sequence nucleotide sequence TGAAGCagtccagtaaaaaaaaaattggcaaaaTAATAATCTCCTCCTGGTCTTTTTATAGCAGCAGGAGGATTAGCTAAGGGGCTATTTTGGGAGCAGGCTAACGAAGACACAGTCGCTGGAGGACGGCACATGCCTGATCTAACCATGTAAACATTTCCCTGTTTTTTCAATGAAGTTCCCAGTCAAGGCTCGCAAGCTGATGCCGATCTCTGATCTCTTCTTCCCGGCTGCTGTTTCCGCTTTCCCCATCCATGTTCCCCATTTTGGGGGGTgtattttaacccccccccccatgttgaaaGAATGTGCAGGGCGGGCGGTggtgctgcctctgcctctgccgccTAGCCCTGCTTTGCCACTAACCCACACATTCAGTAGACATCAGGTGCCACATCCCACATGCCTctgtggggggggagggttaaGACCCAAGCCAGGCTTCAAAGGGTCTTCTCCCCCTCCACCTGGTACCAATGGGGAAAGCAGAGTctgcattgcccccccccccagcaaaatcgGCTCCTGAGATATTACTAGGTCCTGTAGCCAATAAGGACTAGaaccttggtttttttaaataaaagagggcggggaaggaaaggaagaatcaTTAGAATTGAGACAGGAGGGCAAATTCTGTACCCACAATTACCACTCCTGGGGGACACACAAGAATTGATACATGCCACTCCTGAAGATAAGCTATTAGGATGAAAAAAGCATCATTCTATCTTCCTAATATGTGGATCTGTTCCTTGGAAGCCACCTTTACCTTCACCCAACAAGTCCTGCCATACCCCAAATCCGTTTGAGTGTGTACTCATAAGGACTAGaatgttgcttttaaaagaaaatagaacTGAGAGTTGCAATGGTCAGGCTGCTGAATTCCATCTGGCTTTGGCCCATTTGCACCCTCCTCCTTTGTCTCCatgtctggggtgggggtggggagtgtctgctctcttcctcctctccccccccccctcctgatgAAACCAAGTTGCTTGAATgctgcctctcctcccccctccctcagccCAGCCCTGTTAACCAGCCCAGCTGTATGCTAATGGAGAGCAAACACCATCTCAGCCTCCAGCTTGCATTAAGTTGGCTGCAAGAATCTATTGTTAACCAGCCCATTGCTTCCCTGCCCCCTGCCAGCTACATTCttcaatggcgggggggggggggggagaccacaaAGCAAACTGGAGTGAATGATGTTTGGGCGCAGGCTGACAGCTCAGATtgtactccccctccccacctccttttgTGTGCCTCCCcctttttaactatttttttgtggggggtgcatctggctgctgtttcttccttccctccctcccttttctgtCCTTTGTTTTGTGTTGCTCTGGATTATTTGCGATTCCCCCGCCCCTCCCACCAGGCAGCACACACAGACAGGCAACAGATGCCAGGAATTACCTGTGTCAATAAGGAAGTGCAGCCAGGCAGGTGGCAGGGCTCAGAAGGCGGGGCAGAGACAGCTCCCTTGGCTCAGGTTCACCTGGCAGTTGGAGCTGAATCAgttgcaggcgggggggggggctgttttgtGGTTCTTGTTCTCCATCATGCTCAGGGGGCAGGTGGGGCGAAGCCTCCCAGTATGGAGAGGGGCAtctgggcaggactttgggggcaggggcctgCGACCCCTCTTGGTAGAATGAGCAGCCTGCCGGCCTCATAAATGCAGCACATTTTGAGGGGTGAAGGAATTCACATTCCTATCCAGACTGCATTTACAGGGCAGTTTATTCTGTCGCCCCGGCTGTAAATTCGCGCACCGTTCCTGAGCTTTTGCACGGCATGAAAGCCGCTTCTGCAAAGCCAGAAGGATATTGTGGGAGTTTTGGAGTGGGAAAAGAGCAGGAAAGCACCACAGCAAAGTTCTGTAGGCTTGCGGAAGGcttggaccaggggtcagcaacctttttcagccgtgggccagtccaccgtccctcagagcttgtgggggcccagactatattttggaaaaaatatatgaacaaattcctatgcctcacaaataacccagagatgcattttaaataaaaggacacattctactcatgtaaaaacgcgctgattcccggaccgtccttgggccggattgagaaggcgattgggctgcatccctggcccccgggctttaggttgcctacccctggcttggACTCTACTGTTGCAACAGGTGCTCTTAGTATGCAGATGTATTAATTCAGAAtgtttctgggatagctcagttagtagacatgagattcttcatctcaaggttgtggggggtggactagattggctcttgtggccccttccaactctacaattctgtgattctgcagaTACCAGTTGCTCAGAGCTGCAGGAGGCAATAATGCTCTTGTGCTTGcgcaggcatctggtcggccactgtgagaacaggatactggaatagataggtcattggcctgattcagaggTGGTTCCTATGTCCTAATGTGCTCAGGCTGAAGGGCGCAGGAGGTGGTGCTTGGAGGAGCAATGCTGAACaggttgtgtgtgagagacacaAGACTGAAACATCTACTCAAGGGCACTTCATGAAAATTGTTGGAGGCTGGGGGTTGGACGGGGTGTTTGCATTCTCCTCTGTTACATTTAAGATCATTTACCCCCATTTACCCTCCTTACAGTGCATgatttctctttccccaccccaagcCACCGGCATGAATGAGAAAATTCCAAAAAGTTGATTGCCATTGTCTTGAAACCTCAGGGCAACCAACGCCCTACTACAAAAGGGGGAAGTGAGCTCAGGCAAATATTTCTCTTGCCTGAACTGCATTTTTATAGCCGGGTAGATGTTGGAAAATCTGGCTGCATTCATCACATCCAAATCCAGTGCTTGGTCTCTGTCTGGGCCAATGACTGGACAGAACAATCTTTGTATTTCTAGGTAATAAAATCCAACCTTGCTGCAAAATTGCATGTTGGCGTTTTTGCAGATTAGATTAGGTTGCACCAATTTCCAGCAAGATGGGACGTGGTTGTTTGCACAGTGTTAGCTGGAAAGGTTTGGGGGCATTCAAAAGTTACAGTGGTTCAGataaaacttttattattattattttaaaaatctccctttctcttttagACATTTATCTTCACGGATGGTGAGGATGAAGAACTGAAGAAGAGGACAGGTGAGCTGGTTGAATGCATTTTGGCAGATGGGGAAGGGAGCTTCTTAAATATCGCTTCATCTGGAGGCTGTTCATGGGAGGGTGAAGGAAGATAACCTCCTGCTCATTAACTCTCTGGAGTtgctgggggggagagaggggggactTACTCAGCTATTTATTAAGCCGCCCTTCCCCTGCCCTTAGGAGACTGGATCAGATCAGTCTATTCTTATGCTAATGCCTCTATTCATGATTCCCCTCAAGACATCCCAGAGAGTAACAGGTGGCAGCTGATGGGAAAATGCTGGTTGAATAGGCAGATGAGAGCCTCTCCTTAGCATTTCCCCAGCCCAACAGAGTCCAGTTTGCATGGAAggctttctccccctctctgagtTAACACTCAGTGCAGTGAAACAGCCTAGCAGCCTTTAGATGCAGCCCGTAATCCCTTCTTCCCTGACATTTGTTTATCCaaagaatttttttattctgctcttcagccagaaaaaaggctcccagagcaatgTACAAATTACTAAAAGGGAAgaagggggggcgggagagaaagGCAGGCttccagtctttaaaaaaaataaaggcatGGCACAAAAAGaaagtggaggggagggaggaggagataaACAAACTCAAGTTCCGAGTTGCAGGTTCTTCTAGCGACCTGCTGGGGTGGGAAGTATGAGGGGAGAAGGTTTTCTCACACGGAGGGCCATGTTTGCATCATggattggagagttggaaggggaccctgagggtcatccagtccaaccccctgcaatgcaggaatatgaaatGAGCTCAGCGTCTGGTACCTGAAAAAGCAGCGAAATGCTTGGCATGCGaaaggttcagtccccagtaaaaaggtaaagggacccctgaccattaggtccagttgtggccgactctggggttgcggcgctcatctcggtttattggccaagggagccggcgtacagcttccaggtcaagtggccagcatcaAGTGGCcaggactaagtcacttctggcgaaccagagcagcgcacggaaatgccgtttaccttccttctggagtggtacctatttatctacttgcactttgacgtgctttcaaactgctaggttggcaggagcagggaccgagcaacgggagctcactccgttgcggggattcgaactgccgaccttctgatcggcatgtcctaggttctgtggtttaacccacagtgccacccgcgtccctcagtccCCAGTACACCTAGTTTAAAAGCATCCAGTAACAGGGCAGAGCCGGCAATGAGCCAGCGGTTAGATTCAGCAGAAAACAGCTTTATATGTTAGTAGGGTTGTGGTTGTGCTCTTGCGATGCATTTTGTTGACGTATTTATATTTCCAAGCAAGACACAAACTTGTCAGGCAAGCCATGTCCTTCCATtcattcttcctcctctctccttcaggGAACGTCATCAACACCAATTGCTCCGCTGCCCACAGCCGCCAAGCCCTGTCCTGCAAGATGGCCGTGGAATATGACAAGTTCATCGAATCTGGGAGAAAGTAAGCGCAGGGAGTGGGCCAAGGGGGAAAGGCAACTTCATTAAGCCAGTGTAAGGAGGGGCAATGCAGAGGGTGTGCTCTGCAGGCTGATGGGGATCTCCAACTAGGCAGGAAGGGCCCATACCTCAGGGGCAGACCATCTGCCTTGCAAacagcaggtcccaggttcaaattctgacatctccaggtgaGAAAGAGAATTGTCTTCTGTGCAGGCAGTACTGAGATAGAGGGACCAATGGGCTGCctctgtgtaaggcagcttcctgcgtctcggcttgaatcatagaattttaaagttggaagggaccacaagggtcatcttagcccaaccctctgcaaagttGGACCTTTTTTTGCCcggtgtggggcttgaacccatgaccttgagaatGAAGAGCCTCTCGCTCTACTAATGGAGCTATTCCTCAtcatgttgccctccagatgttctggagcaCAACTTCCATAAGCTCCAAGCCaaccagcatggcccaatggtcagggataatgggagttgtaggctagaACCTTTGGAGGTCACCAGATTTTGGGAAGACTGGACAgtcctgagccagatggaccagttGTCTGGCTCTGAATATGGCAGTTTCCTAAGATGCTAATTATTTCTGAAATTGCCCAACTGAATGTAATGTGTAAGCTTTTTAGGGTAGGTGGATCACGGCCTCGGTTGTAGCAAAATTTTATTGCATCCTTGATAGGTCCCTTTCCCAGTTAGTTGTCCTAAGTGATGTTCAGAATTAAAACCACcagtaaaagcatttttaaaaatggcaacctTAAATAAGGGCTGCCATCATCAACCAGCTGAGGAAAGGGTCCTttttaaggcaggcatggccaaacctggccctccagatgttttgggactacagttcccatcatccctgaccactggtcctgttagctagggatggtgggagttgtagtcccaaaacatctggagggccaagtttggccatgcctgttcaaGGAGTTGAGTGGCCCACACCTGGGAAAAGAGACTTTTTTGCCCCATGAAGCTGCCTCATGATAGGCAGAACAAACCAGTTCCTGTTTAGATAAAAACTGTTTGTATATATAAATACCTATAAATAGTTAGAGCTTCATAGGTACCAACCCAGGAAAATATAGCAATTGGAATCGATTGTGAATTCATTAAGACTCCTGGTGTAAACATGCAAAAGGAAATAATTCGGTTTGGTTCTTAAGGCTGATGTTTAAGCCTGTGATAAAGGAGCGTCCTCAAATTTGCTTACAAATCTGAAATAAAATgtctgtatttctgttttgtcTTTTATGATTCGTTCTTCGAATGTATTTAATcccagcaataaaaataaataaagtttaagGCACTCCTGTTTTGCATTAAAGTTTGAAAATGCCTTTTGGCTAGGAATACTGGTCAACTTATGACAAACCAAGTTGAATTTATTTGGCCCCCTCTTAACCTGTTCACCTCTCCTTGTCGTTTGATGCATTAGGTGGTTTTGCCACATGGACGATGACAATTATGTCAATGTTCGAGCGCTGATCAAACTGCTCTCCAGTTATCCTCACACACAAGACATCTACATCGGAAAACCAAGCCTGGATAGGCCCatccaggccacagagaggatTAGCGAGAACAAGATGGTAAGTGAATGGGGGAGCTGGAGAAAAATATTCACTTAGACCACATTCACATACCcccatacgtttaaagcattatgataccACTTTTATACAGTTGATTCTTCAACTGTCAGGTATCTATAGAAAATTATTCAAAACATCCAATCccatgggaatgttcagggaggcaggagaggatatattgcttattaatatccttcctaacttgcgctagcaagttctataatttagcagagttttacattcccctttttaaacgtacaacagatagctggttgcaggcttaaGCCTTtcactattaggttcctggtaagttctcttatgggacgcgggtggcgctgtggtctaaaccacagagcctagggcttgccgatcggaaggtcggtggttcgaatccccgcgatggggtgagctcccgttgtttggtccctgctcctgcccacctagcagtttgaaagcacgtcaaagtgcaagtagataaataggtaccactctggcaggaaggtaaatggtgtttccgtgcgctgctctggttcaccagaagcggcttagtcatgctggccacatgacccagaagctgtctgtggacaaatgctggatCCCTCAgcctacagagtgagatgagtgcgcaaccccagagtcatccgcaactgggcctaatggtcaggggtacctttactttacctttactaagttcccttatatccttcttaaaagaatgaacacaccacaatcttgtgtaaagtacataaaagaagtttactcacatcatcagttcacagttggatccctgaaggcagacttagttacataTACATGTGGGTCTGTCCCATATGGAGATAGCCCCTTTGTTGGCTGAAAGCTGAGCCAACaaagcatctctagctaaaaagctgctggTCCAACGACAGAGGAAGTCGGGGGGTGTGTGCTGTGTGCCTTGtcctttttgttacctggacaggtaaggtcacgcccacctctagtcacatgcaaaggatgtatgtcccagccaggaggaaacaggaagtttttgactgactggaccaaacattcccctgcatgtccactctaggaaaacaaggaatgttgtacttgactgctacttgtgtatcacatcccacaaatCCAAGATGACACCCAACACATTCCACTTTCTCTAGACCAGtattttcttcagtcttccagatTGGTTTTGACTCTTGACTCTTTTCTTGCCCCACACAGCATCCGGTCCACTTCTGGTTTGCCACGGGGGGCGCTGGTTTCTGCATCAGCCGTGGGTTGGCGCTAAAGATGAGCCCTTGGGCGAGGTGAGCGGTTGACATTGGAGGGCGCTGTGTTTGCTACCCTGAGCTCTCGGATCACTACTATTTATGCCTTAGCTAGTCATGAACACGAGTGCCCGTTCCCACCTTGCAAATGTAAAACACATCGGTGGTTcaggggattttttttgggggggaccacCTAAGAAAGAGGTCAGcccacccctttcctttttatTGCAGTTGTTAGAGTTATTTTTGTTACTATTTAACACCCATAAAGCACCTAATATTTTCTTAAGTGCTGTACGTGTAATAAATTTTatccagtcatacctcggaatccgttccagaagtccgttctacttccaaaacgtttggaaaccaaagcgtgccttccgattggctgcaggaagctcctgcagccaattggaagccacgccggacgttcggcttccgaaaaccgttcgaaaaccaggacactcacttccgggtttcgatcgtttgggagccgatctgttcgggagccaaggcgttcgagatcaaaggtacgactgtacaggggAATTCCCCGCTTATGTGAGGGTTCAATTCTGGGTTCCCCTGCAAGTCCTTTGCCCCCTCGTGGTGCCAGAAGACAGTGTGCCCATTGGCAGTCATACATGCGCAGGGAGGTGCCTGTAGATGTTTTTTTAAGCCGTATGTAATATTGAGGGTTTTATgttatttttcatattttaaaaaataaggttttggtaaattggggtgggggaaagcaatTCTCCTCCTATCTTCGTTAGGGAGCCTTGCCCGTTGTTAAGTCCCCCACCATACCAAAGTCTTGCTTCTTCCACAATCCTCTACAGCGGCGGACACTTCATGAGCACCGCAGAAAAGATACGCCTCCCGGACGACTGCACCATCGGCTACATCATAGAATCTGTGCTGGGGGTGAAGCTGATCCGGAGTAATCTCTTCCATTCCCATTTAGAGAACCTCCACCAAGTGCCCAAGACAGAGATTCACGTTCAGGTAAAAAACGAGAAACCTCttagtagaccagtgtttcccaaacttaagcGTGATTGCGTACCCCTTTTGAGTGTTTTTGTCTTGCCAGCgtagcccgtgtgtgtgtgtgtgtgtgtgtgtgtgtgtgtgtgtgtgtgtgtgtgttagagagagagagagagagagagaatgaatgaatgaatgaatgaatgacacaTGTGGAAGTCTTCggagctttaaatatatatatcttcatataagatatatatatatttaaagctggGAAGATTTCCAGATGTGTTCTCTCTTTGTCTCCAACATGTCGAGAACCTTAAGTCTTGAGATAAAGATATTAATTCAGCCAAGTGGGCAGAGGAGCCCCTTCCTCGTTTCATCAAGTCAATCtttgtgtgctctctctctcccctgcccaggTGACCTTGAGCTATGGAATGTTTGAAAACAAGAGGAACTCCATCCATATCAAGGGAGCTTTCTCCGTGGAGGAGGATCCTTCCAGGTGAGCAGCAGGTGTCCCTCCCCTCGTGCATACTAGTTATTTGTTTAGAGATGTGTGGATCAGTTGAAACAGTCCCTGTCCACAGGTTTACAATCTGAAAATATACACGACAcgcaaggagaaagggacagcGAGAGAAGAGCTTCCCATCTCCACTCGGCTGAAAGACGGGCCATATTCACACCACACTTTTAAAgcactagaacaggcataggcaaactctggccctccagatgtttgggactacaattcccatcatccctagctaacaggaccagtggtcgggaatgatgggaattgtagtcccaaatatctggaggaccagagtttgcctatgcctgcactagaatATCACTTTGAGCaactgtggcttcccccaaagaattctgggagctgtagtttatcaaaggtgctgagagttgttcggaggctcctattcctctcccagatctACCGTTCCTCTGggagaggaattgattgttaaataGCTCTGGGAAGAGATTgggacctcctaacaactctcagcacccttgataaactacagctcccagaattctttgggggggggggagccatggctgcttgaagtggtatcatagtgccttAAATGTAGGGTGTGAATGCGGCCaaatctcttagcctaacctacctcaaaaggTGATCATCAGGAATAAAacagggcaggggaaagagacaaaGAACCACGAGCTCTTTAAAGGGGAAATACTGGATCTGAAAGCTATAGATAACTTGCTCTGTAATTAGAAAGGTGCCCCTGATTTTCATCAGGGAGCAGGTTTTAAACCTGCTTGAACCACCCCCTGGCTAAACGTTACAGCCCTAATCAATACTGTGCCACTGATGATCGGGATTATAATTTTTGGGATGTGGCTGATatacctccttctctctctctcaggttcCGTACCGTCCACTGTATGCTGTATCCGGACACTCCGTGGTGCCCTCGCAATGCAGTTTACTAAGAGACAAGGTGTCCCCTTCTTAACCTCGTCCCGAGTTTTCCCGGTATCCGAAGAGCTCGTGGGACCTGTGCATttgcgtgtgtgtttgtttcctttGCTGTGAGGCTGTTGGCGCTTAATTACTGTGGTTAATTCACAGTGTGCGTGTGTTTTATAGGCTGCTGTGCGGCCCCTTCTTCTCTCATCCGGCCCTGAGATGCTGAGACGTTTTTGGGCTCCCCCTGCTATTTGCCCCTGTTGATGGGGCAAGCGGGTTTTACTGTGGGCAGGAAGGAACTGCCCGTACAACCCTCATTTCTTAGGTGGGTGGTTCTGGCTGTTTGTACAGGTGTAAACTGACCGAAAACCCCCACCTGAACAACCAGCCTGGGCATTTCTGAATATTGCTTTGCAGTGTTCTTGTAAgaagttgtttgtttgcttttccacGACCACCATTACTgctgtgtcccgtccccccccccgacccacccttgctgctgaatttgtAAAAGCAGTGTTGGAATGAACGAACAAAAACACAGGGTGCAATTCAGCCCAGAGTTAAAGcactaaaggaaaaaaacaaaatcaaaacctaTGGACTTCATGGGGAAAAACTGAGCATCTTCATAGATCTCACCCATTAACAATCAATTGGGTGCTTCCCAAGTGCCAAACCCTGAGCTGGGATATGCCTTAAGTTGGTGGTGGAGAATCTATGTCCCAGATGTGCTTGAACTCCCAACCAGGAAGCCcagcagccaacatggccaatgggcagagaTGATGGGGAATTGAATCTAGCAACATCTGTAGGACCACAGGCTAGCCACCCGTTACCTTAAACCAGGTGCAGGgaatctgcagccttccagatgttggtgaaatGCAACTCTCAGTCAGCAAGCAtagccagtgatgatgggagttgtagttcatcaacatctggggtTCCATAGGTTCCCTGCACCTGCCTCAAACCTTTCACTGCTTTCCCCTCTCCATCCTTGATTCCTAAACGCCCCTTTAATTGTTCCTCCCTGCTTATTAGGCTCCGGATAACTTTTCAGATGAAGGTTTACAAACTAAagtttgtaattttttaaaaatgctcctTTTTtggaatttcccccctctccatagtgaatgagtgagtgagtgtgttcTGTATTTTATACATATAATGCTCAGTTTTCTGAACTGTTGCTTCTAGAGCTGGTCCCTTGGACTCCCAGCTTTTATGGTTGCACTGAAGGGAGAAAGTCTGGACTCAGCCTCTTGGCAAACTCTACTTCCTTGCCTACAGCTCAATTGCACGAGGATTTATGCTCCACTGAATATGGAGGGGACTTCCTTGGAAGTAAATAGGCACAGgattcagtgtttctcaaacttgggtacccagctgttgttagactacaacttccaccatccctagtGAtctggaccagtggccagggatgatgggagttgtagtctaacaactgcTTGGGACCCCAAATAAACACTGAGTTAGCTTTATTGAAGCACTGTAATGTTTAGCAGCACAATTTTACAtatatttacttggaaggaagTCTGGGGCTGTTGACAGGGACTTAGTCCCGGGTAGGATTGTGAATTCCATACAAGTGACTTAACTTGTTTTCCTTTACGGTTTAATGAGAAGTGGCTGGCGTAAATTACTATTTTTCTGCCATGCCTTCTCATATGCGATGAAAACCTTTAGGGGCCTGGTTTTGTGAGACTTCCGCTTAGCAAGGACAGTCACCTGCCTTCACCTTCTCTCTTCCTTCAGTGCATCATCTTTTGCCCACCTGTCGTTTCCTCTGGAGCATCTTTCTCCAGGGGTGATTAAAAAACATCTTACCAGGTTGTCTCTCCTGTTGATGCGGAGACTGCTGCTGTAGCCCAAGCGCTCAACAAGAGGTCACATTCTCGTACGCAAGTGTCCAGCCTCTTGTGCAAAAACCAGGGGAGTGTTTGCTTCCTGGATTCTTGGGCAGATTCAGAAAACTGTAAGCTTCCATTCCAAATGGGAAGGAAAAAGAATTGGCCCACACTGGGTAGTGTTTGTAAATATCTTATTGCAACAGTGTTATTTACTGTGCCCTTTTTGTGTAGCTTTTGTAAATTGTggattttttattaaatatttttttcctgtggatcagaaaaaaaataattttataaaatctgtttttaaaaaaatgaaatggggaGGGCCAGGGAGTCTTTTGTGACTATCACTTATCCTTAATTTATATGTCCCAGTATCTGGGAatttgtttggggtgtgtgtatgtatgttgtgtgtgtttttaaatgaggaaaatagagggggggggaatataacAAGGACAAATGTTCTCAGGGAATTAAACCTGATTGTTACCATGGAAACTGTGGTAACCATCCTTTCTTTTGCTGTTAATAAAGCAGTTTTTTTGGCTGATTAATGTCATTTGACTGTGGTGTTTTGTGTGTGGCGCATGCAGGGAATAAGATCACACATCCTTTGCTGCAAGATGTAACATGAGTAGTGGCCATACAACAGGAGCTGCAACACAGTGTTGCAGTACTGCCTTTCAGGGTCCCAGCCAGCCAGTGATGAGGTGGAGAAGGAACATTTTGGGGGGGTTAGTGGCtggaggatgcgggtggcgctgtgggtaaaacctcagcgcctaggacttgccaatcgtcaggttggcggttcgaatccccgcggcgggctgcgctcccgtcgttcggtcccagcgcctgccaacctagcatttcgaaagcacccccgggtgcaagtagataaatagggagcgcttactagcgggaaggtaaacgccgtttccgtgtgctgcgctggctcaccagatgcagcttgtcacgctggccacgtgacctggaagtgtctgcggacagcgctggcccccggcctcttaagtgagatgggcgcacaaccccagagtcggacacgactggcccgtacgggcaggggtacctttacctttacctttttagtggcTGGAGGACTGCAGCAGATATTTCACCTGCAGGAGAAATATCTGACGCTATTCTAAGCTTAGAATATCGTACCGCCTGTACCTATTCATTTACCTGACAAGAGCCTTTCCTGCGTTTTATCTCTCTACATTAAACAAGTTGCAATAAGCAGAGGTGGTTCTAGGTTTCAGGGGGTCTCAGCCAAGGTGTGCACCATCTTCCTGTGCTTAACAGACCTGGTCAGAAGTAGCCAGGGTGGGGGTAAGAGGGAGCGAGTGCCTTTTTTCCTGGTGGCTGAAAGAAAAAGGGAGCCATTAGCTCCTCCTCCCATGTTTACTGCCCTATATGAATGGAGAATGGATCCCTTTTTCTTTGACTGATCAGGAAGAAGTTGGGATTCCTTGTCTTCGTCCTTCACGTGTCCTTACCATGTCCTGGGATCTTGACCTAGTGGTGACACTGAGGATCTGACACAATTGCCTTACAGCCTGCTAGT carries:
- the LFNG gene encoding beta-1,3-N-acetylglucosaminyltransferase lunatic fringe — its product is MLKSCGKKLLLSLVGSMLTCFLVLVVDQQKGQVLSLGGGGAGLLLQPFEGSRGDAAGLRAALPSGQSHHDVRSFSAYFSKLARGKAEAAPAVGGGPEEGRAARPQLEDISPQDVFIAVKTTKKFHKSRLELLLDTWISRNKDMTFIFTDGEDEELKKRTGNVINTNCSAAHSRQALSCKMAVEYDKFIESGRKWFCHMDDDNYVNVRALIKLLSSYPHTQDIYIGKPSLDRPIQATERISENKMHPVHFWFATGGAGFCISRGLALKMSPWASGGHFMSTAEKIRLPDDCTIGYIIESVLGVKLIRSNLFHSHLENLHQVPKTEIHVQVTLSYGMFENKRNSIHIKGAFSVEEDPSRFRTVHCMLYPDTPWCPRNAVY